CCAATTCGGCGGCTGGAACCCTGAATTAGGTGATGGCCGTGGTTTATTGCTCGGACAAATCATCGCCACCGATGATCAAAGCTATGACCTGCATTTAAAAGGTGCCGGACAAACCCCCTACTCCCGCCATGCCGATGGCCGCGCGGTACTACGTTCTTCTATTCGTGAATTTCTTTGCTCTGAAGCCATGCATGGTTTGGGCATTGCCACTACTCGCGCATTGGCAGTGACCAACAGCCAAAGCCATGTATTTCGTGAAACGGCCGAAACCGGTGCCATGCTATTACGCGTCGCCAACAGTCATATCCGCTTTGGTCACTTTGAATACTTCAGCTTTAACCAGCAACATGATTTATTAAAAGAATTACTCGACTACACCATTAAGCAACATTTCCCTGAAGTGACTGCAGACGATTACCATGGTTTCTTTTCAGCTGTGGTTAGCCGCACCGCAAAATTAATTGCCCAATGGCAGGCACAAGGCTTTTGCCACGGCGTTATGAACACCGACAATATGTCGATTATTGGCGATACCTTCGATTACGGCCCTTTTGCTTTTCTCGATGATTATCAACCGGGTTATATTTGCAATCATTCCGATTACCAAGGCCGCTATGCATTTGATCGCCAGCCAGCCATTGGCATGTGGAATTTACAATGCCTGGCCGCCGCAATATCGCCACTATGTGAGCCAGAACAATTAAAAGCAGCGTTAGAGCAATATGAAACGCATTTAAGAAAACATTATTTACAATTAATAACTCATAAATTAGGACTAAATATAAATACGCCTGAAATAGCACCGTTAATTAGTGGTTTATTAAATATTTTTACCGAACAAAAAATCGATTATCATTTTTTCTTTCGCAAGCTGACTTTATGGGTAGAACAAGACCTACCCGAAGCCAAGCAGGCATCGCTGACCCTCGACCTTGAAAA
This window of the Pelagibaculum spongiae genome carries:
- a CDS encoding protein adenylyltransferase SelO, whose amino-acid sequence is MNFNNHFLTLNPAFYHCQLPKPLNHAQMMVFNSTLAQQLSKETFSEQQWLELCSGQALPPGAEPLAMKYGGHQFGGWNPELGDGRGLLLGQIIATDDQSYDLHLKGAGQTPYSRHADGRAVLRSSIREFLCSEAMHGLGIATTRALAVTNSQSHVFRETAETGAMLLRVANSHIRFGHFEYFSFNQQHDLLKELLDYTIKQHFPEVTADDYHGFFSAVVSRTAKLIAQWQAQGFCHGVMNTDNMSIIGDTFDYGPFAFLDDYQPGYICNHSDYQGRYAFDRQPAIGMWNLQCLAAAISPLCEPEQLKAALEQYETHLRKHYLQLITHKLGLNINTPEIAPLISGLLNIFTEQKIDYHFFFRKLTLWVEQDLPEAKQASLTLDLENPATLQWLDDYRRAMLEHAIDGTHTTAAAVMAQKNPIYVLRNWYCQQAIEAAEAGDFSVVQQLFEAVSRPFEVRAELSHFSMPPPQQGKHMEISCSS